The genomic segment TTTGACGCCCTAAGTGCAATTGCTTTGGCTTTTTCTCTTTCTTCGGCCATTTTCCGGTGAGCGATTTCAGTTTCGAGTCGTTTCTTGACTTCAAGAAGCTCAGCTAAATGCCTCTGAAGCTCATTTTTAGTGCTGAGAAGGTTCGCTTCAGAGCTTCTTCTCAAGGCGATTTCCGACTTCAAATCGATGTTAGCTTGCTGAAGTTCCATAGGGCGGGGTAGTGCCAGTACCTTTGGAATTAAAGGCCAAACCAGAATGGCTGTGGCCACGGATACGACGGCTGTTAAGGCTTTTACAGCGCCGGAGAGGTAATAGTGTCCGTTCCATATGTTCCAGATGGCAAACACATGGGTGGCGCCACAAGCAAAAATGAAGATGGCAAAAAGTACAAACATCCATTTGTACTCCAGGTCTTTTCTCTTTTTCATCAGCACATACAGTGCGAAAGGGATTGTGAAGTAGGCCGCCGCTATGAGGGCGTCAGACACCGAGTGGAGAAGCACCAGATCAGCACGCCAAAGGTAGCAGTGCCCGTGTCCAATAAAGGTCAGATCGAACCAGTCATTTAAGCCCTGAGCATGGTTTTTCATTCAGCTTCTATCCGCAATTTTGTGGGCCAACCAAGTTGGTAGGTGCAGGTTGCATCAGATAGTTTAGCTCAATAATTAGCGTTTAGCCGAAAGTAACTTTTTTGGTTTTATTCGTTTTGTCTAGAAATATCAGATGTTTATGTTTTTATTCCTTAATGGTTGACTGGCTGAGGGTGTCATTTGGGGCCCAAGTTCTATTATTTTTGGTGCTGTTACCTGTCGTTGAATGATTCGTATAAAATGTAACCTGCGACAAAAAGTTGGCGACCTGATGTTTGATACGACTCCTGACAACCTGCATCCTTTCATTAATGCGTTGCAAGATCCCGTTCTGATTGTAGATTCCAAGCTTAAAATAGTATTGGCCAACACCGGTGCTTGTGAAATGTTTGGCTACCCTCGTGGGCAGTTGGTTGGCTCAGATTTGACCCTTCTCATTCCTGAGCGTCATCGAGAGGCTCACGAAACCTATGTGCAGGATTATCTACATGACCCCCTCGTTCGTCCCATGGGGGCCGGAGGCTACTATACCGGTTTGTTGTCTGATGGTAGCGAGTTGCCAGTCGATATCATGATTAGTCCCATCAGACTGGATGGGCGACGTGCAGCCTTGGCTATAGTGAGGGATATTTCTTACCAGCGGAAACTTGAAGAGCGCCTTCTCCGTGACTCGCTGACGGATGAAATGACCGAGTTCTACAACCGCAAGCACTTTCAGTCTCAGCTCAAATCACAGTTTTCGAACTTCAAGAGATCAGGAATGCCGGCTTCTTTACTGCTGTTCGATTTTGATCATTTTAAGACAGTCAATGACTTATTTGGCCACGCGGCGGGTGACAGAGTTTTGATCGAGTGCTCTGCGGCGATTCGTGACAGTCTTCGCCCGTCTGATATCGGTTTCCGTATTGGCGGCGAGGAATTCGCGATTATCCTCCCGAATACCCTTCTCACGGAAGCGGTATCGATAGGCAAGCGGCTCTGTGGGCTCATCTCAGCTTCAAAGATCGCTTGTGAAGATGACGAGTTAAGAGTTTCCGTTACGGTAGGTGTTGCCACACTAGATGCATCAGACCACTCTGTTGAAACGCTGTTCAGGCGCGCAGATCAAGCGCTTTACGCTGGTAAACAGACAGGTCGAAACCGTGTAGTGTCGCAGGATATGATCTAGGCAGTTGGAACGAATACAGAGCGATGTCTCAGAACTCTGTAAGTACCGGCTCCATCAGCCTGTACACCCAGGCTGATCGGCCATCCTGCAGTGTTAACTCCACCCTTTCGTAGCGCACGCCCAGTCGTTCGTACCTGTCCAGTGCCCTGAGCTCGCCGGCGCTCACTTCAATCACTTCACCCTGTGTCACGGCTTCTGGGTCTGGCTTCAAGTCGAGTTTTTCCTTTCGGAATCCAGGTAATCCGGCGGGCTCACTGCTGCCAGCGCGCCCCATTACCAGCCAACGCACCCAGGGCCGGGTGAGGGTGCCGTACACAAACACCGAATAGGTTTTGTCTTCGTCGATCGCAGGCAGCTCCGCCGTTGGGTTGTAGCCAAAACTGCTGACAAAGGTCAGCCAAAGGTAGGCCACACCCACCATCAGCAGTGCCATAAATAGCGCCAGGGAGCGTTTGATCGATTTTCTCATAGATCGCTACGCAGTCTCTCCGGCATGGCTTATAAGCACACCGGGCGCACCGGTTTGCAGCTTGTCTCGCAGGCTGTCTGGAATGACGACCTTGGCCATCTTCGACGGCTGAATAACCACGTAGGTGATGTCTGCATCGGCGATAGACTGCCCGTCACCGTGCCGGAAGAATTCAAGGTGCAGGGTGAACGACGTATTCCCCAGCCGCCCGGCCTTGATGCGGGCTTCCAGCACATCGTCAAACTTCGCTGGCGCTTTCCAGTTCACCGTCAGGCTGACCACCTGAATGTCCAGATCCTGATCAAGCAGGTGCTGGTAATCACCAAACAGCGTGCGGACATACTCATTCACGGCAATATCCACGAAATCCGCATAGCGGGCATTGAACACCACGCCCTGGGCATCGCATTCGCCGTAGCGCACCCGGAAGCGGAAACGGAAAGGCTGTTCAGGCATGAAGACTCCTTTTCAAGTATTTATTGGTCAGTTCAGCTTTCCATACTTGACGATGTGGCCCATTATTGTAAAGCGGTCTCCGAACTGTGCTTGAATGTAGAGGCAAGTAGCGGGCTAAGGCATTAACCCGACGAGACACAAAGTGTTGGTGTGATTGTACAAAAGGGAATAATCATGATTGCTTTAAGGAAAGGTGTGCGTGGCTTGGCAGTGTTATCCAGCGTTACCTTATTGGCGGCCTGTGGCGGAGGCGGCGGAGGCGGCGGTTCTGGCGGACCAGACCTGACTCTGGATAACGATAATCTGGCGGAGCAAACGGTTGAGGTTGGTCAGGAGTCGGATGTTAGCGGCATTCTGGGCTTACAAGATGATATTGATACGGGGCAGGAACTGATCCTTGAGGTGATGGAAAGCATTGAAGCTCAACACACAGGCTCATCAAGCACGATCAACTGTGAGCAAGGTGGCACTGCCACTGTGACTGATGAGAGTGCTGATGGCAGGATTGATGAGAAATGGTTATTGCAGGATTGTGTCATCAACACTCAAGTGCTCGGCAGCGTTAGCCTCAGTGGTGACTATCGATTTGTTGCCAGTTTTAGCGGTGACGAGGATGCAGATTTCGTTCTTGATGGTTTTGAAACCTATGGGATCGAAGGCATGCGACTATCGACTTCCGATCAGATCAACCTGAGGGGGCGGGCTGACTTCGATTATTCCAAAACAGGAAACTCCATCAGGTTTATCGATACCGCCAGTGTGTTTGAGTTTAAAGTTGGTGATCTGTACGTTGCCATCACCGACGCCGAGACCCGACTGGAGGGTAATGACGTCACCTTGGATTTCACAACCAAAGGTAAGCTGATAGGCTCTGCCATTGGTGGCTATATCCAGCTATCGACTCCCCAGGTTGTAAAAATTAACAATGGCGAAGCTTGCCCGGCCTCAGGCATTCTCCGGGTAGCCAGCAATGGTGTGGCGGAGATTCTTTTTGGCACGAGCACTGAAGGAACTGGCGACGCAGTGCAAATCAGAGTTGACGGTCAGATCGTAGACAGCTCTGACGACTGCAGCGCCATCGGCTTTATTCCCTAAATCCGATCTCCTCGGGGTGAAGGCTATGTCTTCACCCCCTTGATTCTCAAAAATCCCCGGCCAAACGCCTAACCAGCGCCGCCGCCGAAACCTCGGTACAACCAGCGGCATTCTGCCCACACCATAAAGGCGAGAAATCCCCGGAGCCTTTTGCCTCGGCGGCCGCTCGCAATGGTGCTATGGCGTTGGTGGCCAATGGGAAAGCGGGAGCGAGGGCTGATATCGGCCCCAGCTCTCGCATCACCCGGTTCATAATGCCTCTTGCCGGCCCCCCGGAGAACAGATTAGTGATGGCCGTGTGCCGGGCCGCGTCGCTCTTTAACGCCTCGCGATGCACAGCCCGGGTGGTCGCCTCCGGGCACAGCATGAAAGCCGTGCCCACCTGGGCCGCGATTGCCCCTAGCGCCAGTGCGGCTTTTACGCCCTCGGCATTCGCAATGCCGCCGGCCGCAATAACCGGCACGCTCACCGCAGCAACCACCTGGGGTAAAAGGGCAAACGTTCCCATCTGCGTGCTCATGTCCTTTGTCAGGAAAATGCCCCGGTGGCCACCGGCCTCAAGCCCCTGGGCAATAATGCCGTCGGCGCCGTTACGTTCCAGCCAAAGGGCTTCTTCTACCGTGGTAGCCGATGACAGCACCGTGGCGCCAGCAGCTTTGACCCGTTGCAGCAACTCGGGCGCCGGCAGGCCAAAATGGAAGCTCACAACGGCTGGCTGGAATTCCTCCACAATGGCAGCCATCTCGGCGTTGAAGGGTTGCCGCCCGGGGCCATTGTTAATAACGCCTTCGTCCAACCCGTATTCCCGATAGTAGGGCGCTAGCGCCGCCCGCCACGACTTTTCCGCTGAGGTATCAGGTTCTGGTGGAGTGTGGGCAAAGAAATTCAGGTTGAATGGCCGGTTTGTGCTCCCTTTCAAGGCTTCAAGCTCTGCCCTGAGTGCAGCCGCGGTCAACATCGCGCAAGGCAGCGACCCCAGCCCGCCGGCATTGGAAACCGCTGCCGCCAGCCGGCTGTCTTGAACGCCTGCCATGGGCGCCTGAATGATGGGTAAATCTGTTCCCAGAAAGTTCAGCATGACGTTTTCCTATCCTGCATGACGGGACCTGCTGTTGCTGTGGACCACAGCGGGTAGGGGATGCCGGCCAAGCGATTCATGACAAAAGCATGCGCCAGCAGCAAGCCGACACCGGCCATCAGTATAGGTAATTGGGCCGGGTCTGGCATCAGCCCCAGGGAAACGATCAGCGCCGTAGCGCCCGCTGGTGGGTGCGCTACCCTGAACACCACCATCAGGCAGCTGGCCAGCCCCAGAGACAGGGCCGCTGCGCCCACCCGAGGCAAGTCGACACCCGTCATAAAAGCAGACGGCTGATCCTGCAAACCGAACAGGTACAGGCTGAACAGCCCAGTGAGAGCGCCAATGAGGTGTCCGCACAGGGTGTTTCTTGGTGAAGCGGGTTGGGCCATGGGCACATAGAACAGAATAAAGGCGGTGGCGCCCAGCGAGGGAAAGATAAACGCTTCCTGGGTGACAAGTGCAACAAAAGAGACCAGCGCAATACTGAAACCACCATTGATCAGATTGAACACAGCCATAACCGTGGTTCGACTGTACCGCGTGGCCAGTCGTTCCAGATGAAGTGCATTCAGCAATCCTTTGGCCAGCTGCCAGCGCAGCTGCTCGTTCCTGCGTCCCATGATCTTGGTTTGCCCTGATTTGGTGCATTAATTGAAAGGGGCGCGATGGTAAACACTGATGAATATCAAGGCAAACAGGGATTTTCGATATGGGTTAAGGGTATTGTAGATAAACTATTGAGTATTTGGCTGCACTGCCCGTTTCAAACGCGTAACTGGCAAATGCCTGCATATAGGCATGAAATGCCACTACACAGTCGTTGCCTGTTGCTACTGTTATTAAACTGTCGTGTTCAGGCGGAGGTGTGACGCGAGGGTGCTCTGGGGCTCTGGTTTGATAGTCTGCGGGACAGTGAACATGGGCTGGGGAATTTAGTCTGTGAGTACGCGGCTGGACAAATTATCGCCCCCTGGTAACCTGGCGAATAAAAATAAGGCGCGAATTAGTAGTAAGGAAACCACCTATGTCAGACACGCTGGGCTATTACGATACCAATGCCGAAGCGTTTGTGGATTCAACTCTGGATGTTTCGATGGATCACATTTATCGCGTCTTCCTTCCTCATGTGGCCGAGGGTGGTCACATACTTGATGCGGGCTGTGGCTCTGGCCGAGACGCTTTGCATTTTCAGCTTCAGGGATATCGGGTTACGGCCTTTGATGCATCGCAGGCGATCACTGCGCTTGCTCGGCAGAAAACTGGGCTTTCGGTTGAACACAGGTCATTTTTTGATGTTGAAGAGCGTCATGCTTACGACGGCATATGGGCCTGCGCCAGTTTGCTGCACCTTCCCGAGAAGGAAGTACCAAACGCTCTAAATCATCTCTGGTCTGCACTCAAACCCGGCGGCACTCTGTATGCCAGCTTCAAGTTTGGTGAAGGCGAACGTCAAAGTGGCGGGCGGCATTTTACGGATGCAAACGAAGAGATAGCCGCGCGATGGTTTGAAACCATCGAGAAGGATGTGCAGATAACGTTCTGGCGGACCCAGGATCAGCGGCCCGAGCGTGCTGCGCAGTGGCTAAACATACTTGCCCATAAAGCCCCTTCGGCGCATGAGCGGCTGACTATAGGCGGTAAACAACACCATTTCTTGCCCAAGCTATGCCATGCGATACGCTCTGCAGATCAGGTGGATATGGCTGTCGCATTTGTGAAA from the Marinobacter sp. LQ44 genome contains:
- a CDS encoding HPP family protein; amino-acid sequence: MGRRNEQLRWQLAKGLLNALHLERLATRYSRTTVMAVFNLINGGFSIALVSFVALVTQEAFIFPSLGATAFILFYVPMAQPASPRNTLCGHLIGALTGLFSLYLFGLQDQPSAFMTGVDLPRVGAAALSLGLASCLMVVFRVAHPPAGATALIVSLGLMPDPAQLPILMAGVGLLLAHAFVMNRLAGIPYPLWSTATAGPVMQDRKTSC
- a CDS encoding gamma-glutamylcyclotransferase family protein: MRKSIKRSLALFMALLMVGVAYLWLTFVSSFGYNPTAELPAIDEDKTYSVFVYGTLTRPWVRWLVMGRAGSSEPAGLPGFRKEKLDLKPDPEAVTQGEVIEVSAGELRALDRYERLGVRYERVELTLQDGRSAWVYRLMEPVLTEF
- a CDS encoding NAD(P)H-dependent flavin oxidoreductase; translated protein: MLNFLGTDLPIIQAPMAGVQDSRLAAAVSNAGGLGSLPCAMLTAAALRAELEALKGSTNRPFNLNFFAHTPPEPDTSAEKSWRAALAPYYREYGLDEGVINNGPGRQPFNAEMAAIVEEFQPAVVSFHFGLPAPELLQRVKAAGATVLSSATTVEEALWLERNGADGIIAQGLEAGGHRGIFLTKDMSTQMGTFALLPQVVAAVSVPVIAAGGIANAEGVKAALALGAIAAQVGTAFMLCPEATTRAVHREALKSDAARHTAITNLFSGGPARGIMNRVMRELGPISALAPAFPLATNAIAPLRAAAEAKGSGDFSPLWCGQNAAGCTEVSAAALVRRLAGDF
- a CDS encoding sensor domain-containing diguanylate cyclase, coding for MFDTTPDNLHPFINALQDPVLIVDSKLKIVLANTGACEMFGYPRGQLVGSDLTLLIPERHREAHETYVQDYLHDPLVRPMGAGGYYTGLLSDGSELPVDIMISPIRLDGRRAALAIVRDISYQRKLEERLLRDSLTDEMTEFYNRKHFQSQLKSQFSNFKRSGMPASLLLFDFDHFKTVNDLFGHAAGDRVLIECSAAIRDSLRPSDIGFRIGGEEFAIILPNTLLTEAVSIGKRLCGLISASKIACEDDELRVSVTVGVATLDASDHSVETLFRRADQALYAGKQTGRNRVVSQDMI
- a CDS encoding acyl-CoA thioesterase yields the protein MPEQPFRFRFRVRYGECDAQGVVFNARYADFVDIAVNEYVRTLFGDYQHLLDQDLDIQVVSLTVNWKAPAKFDDVLEARIKAGRLGNTSFTLHLEFFRHGDGQSIADADITYVVIQPSKMAKVVIPDSLRDKLQTGAPGVLISHAGETA